In the Synechococcus sp. UW179A genome, one interval contains:
- the dapF gene encoding diaminopimelate epimerase, protein MLTFSKYQGLGNDFILMEGRSGQLSAEIHTPDPGWVQRLCDRRFGIGADGLILALPPEGDAELRMRIFNADGSEAEMCGNGIRCLARFLADSDGDGPGRRWAIETPAGLIIPELHNDGQIRVDMGAPFLDPASVPTTLAANASGLPVGDLNLDGHTLALAAVGMGNPHAIVPVDDLDSIPFESWGAALECHEVFPAKTNVHFLKVHGGSQLEIRVWERGAGPTLACGTGACATLVAAVLLGLSDREATVELPGGPLQISWETPGASVFMTGPAVAVFDGVLNPELVPSQSSISDGVSVAIAEQTASRKAASGESDKPEPADACSEEEAQSRVQEFLASNSLDSMINIATESLEQRTLARLQRDTQS, encoded by the coding sequence ATGCTGACATTCAGCAAATATCAAGGGCTTGGCAACGACTTCATTTTGATGGAGGGCCGTTCCGGGCAATTGTCCGCTGAGATTCACACCCCCGATCCAGGCTGGGTTCAACGTCTTTGCGATCGACGCTTCGGAATTGGAGCAGATGGATTGATTTTGGCTCTGCCTCCGGAAGGTGATGCTGAGCTGCGCATGCGCATTTTCAACGCCGATGGTTCGGAAGCAGAGATGTGTGGCAATGGAATTCGCTGTCTTGCGCGCTTCCTTGCTGACAGCGACGGGGATGGTCCCGGTCGTCGATGGGCGATCGAAACGCCTGCCGGTCTGATCATTCCGGAACTTCATAACGACGGTCAGATTCGCGTGGATATGGGAGCTCCGTTTCTTGATCCTGCCTCGGTACCTACCACCCTCGCGGCCAACGCGTCAGGACTTCCGGTGGGTGATCTCAACCTTGATGGGCACACTCTTGCCTTGGCGGCGGTTGGCATGGGAAATCCTCATGCAATTGTGCCCGTCGACGATCTCGACTCCATTCCCTTTGAAAGCTGGGGAGCGGCACTGGAGTGCCACGAGGTTTTCCCGGCCAAGACCAATGTGCATTTTCTAAAGGTGCACGGAGGTTCTCAGCTCGAAATCAGAGTCTGGGAACGAGGTGCTGGTCCCACCCTTGCCTGTGGCACCGGCGCTTGCGCCACGCTTGTCGCTGCTGTTCTGCTCGGACTCAGCGATCGGGAGGCCACCGTTGAGTTGCCCGGTGGCCCTCTTCAGATCAGCTGGGAGACGCCTGGTGCATCGGTGTTCATGACTGGCCCTGCCGTTGCCGTGTTCGACGGTGTTCTCAATCCTGAACTCGTCCCGTCTCAGAGCTCAATATCTGATGGAGTATCAGTCGCGATCGCTGAACAAACGGCTTCCCGCAAGGCAGCTAGCGGAGAGTCCGATAAGCCGGAGCCTGCTGATGCCTGTTCCGAGGAGGAAGCCCAGTCCAGAGTGCAGGAATTCCTTGCTTCCAATTCGCTGGATTCGATGATCAACATCGCCACTGAGTCCTTGGAACAGCGAACACTTGCGCGACTCCAACGCGATACCCAATCCTGA
- a CDS encoding cysteine desulfurase family protein — MFYLDACATAPLRPGVLQRMVETQDQAWANPSSLHQFGLKASEALERARSQIAAKLSAEHREVVFTSGATESIHLALHGLAASRSPGRLVISSVEHPAVSGAARLLSKSGWDVTEWPVDQLGRIRLEHLDQLLAPPTKIVSLVWGQGEVGTIQPLLTVAEACRTRGIPIHTDATQILSQALPSWKHLPVDLLSSSAHKCGGPRGIGLLMTRESYRSALKPLLSGGGQEGGLRSGTESVVLAVGMAAALDQIECCPPDDLARSGHGIADLRDALRDRLLRDQRLMVCGDPQDRLPHHLSLLVSDHNGQPVSGRQLVRSLDACGLAVSSGSACSSGKDSDSPVLASMGLPQMMRRSSIRISLGPWIEHKDLDGIVQRFHQGLEETLCS, encoded by the coding sequence GTGTTCTATCTCGATGCTTGCGCCACCGCGCCCCTCAGACCTGGGGTCCTTCAACGCATGGTCGAGACCCAAGATCAGGCCTGGGCTAATCCCTCAAGTCTTCATCAGTTCGGCCTGAAAGCCTCTGAAGCCTTGGAGAGGGCCCGCTCTCAGATCGCCGCGAAACTCTCTGCAGAACACAGGGAAGTGGTTTTCACCTCCGGTGCCACTGAATCCATTCATCTCGCCCTTCATGGGCTCGCCGCCTCACGTTCGCCAGGCCGGCTTGTGATCTCTTCGGTGGAACATCCCGCTGTCTCTGGGGCGGCTCGTTTGCTGTCGAAAAGCGGCTGGGACGTGACCGAATGGCCTGTTGATCAGCTGGGCAGGATCAGATTGGAACATCTCGATCAACTGCTGGCTCCACCAACCAAGATTGTTTCTTTGGTCTGGGGTCAGGGTGAGGTCGGCACGATTCAGCCCTTGCTCACCGTTGCAGAGGCTTGCAGAACGAGGGGAATCCCCATCCATACCGATGCCACCCAGATTCTGAGCCAGGCACTTCCCAGCTGGAAGCATTTACCCGTAGATCTACTCAGCTCCTCGGCCCACAAATGCGGAGGTCCCAGAGGGATCGGCCTGCTGATGACGCGTGAGTCGTATCGCTCCGCGCTGAAACCGCTCCTATCAGGTGGTGGACAGGAGGGAGGCCTGAGAAGTGGTACCGAATCTGTTGTTCTGGCAGTCGGTATGGCGGCTGCGCTGGATCAGATCGAGTGCTGTCCTCCAGATGATCTCGCTCGATCAGGACATGGCATCGCAGATCTCCGCGATGCTTTACGCGACCGGCTGCTCAGAGACCAACGTCTGATGGTCTGCGGTGATCCACAGGATCGGCTTCCCCACCATCTTTCACTGCTGGTGAGCGATCACAACGGTCAGCCCGTTTCAGGTCGTCAACTCGTTCGAAGTCTGGATGCGTGTGGTCTGGCCGTTAGCAGCGGCAGTGCTTGTTCATCCGGCAAGGACAGCGACAGTCCTGTTTTGGCCTCCATGGGACTTCCACAGATGATGCGTCGATCCAGCATCAGAATCAGCCTTGGGCCCTGGATTGAACACAAGGATCTCGATGGGATCGTTCAGCGCTTCCATCAAGGACTCGAGGAGACACTCTGCAGTTGA
- a CDS encoding DUF1995 family protein produces the protein MSAVLPADLSEAEQRTFVALSEVLGSKRRGRWQITWKFEGLRLLGPSIRLSQALQDSGISLLLAWPDAGAAALAKRDGPELAECCVDLNQLQRDPAWAGRGDLLLIVGAQPSDYETVEAICSQWFEPVVLLNSRLEDAAVGIGSVARQRRKGFMSIWQSAFHLEPFLQGALMQERQQQWELFRMDPDGYRWVKQFDARPDQEQIDDALASAGDGLRQTLGAMDRFIDDLRG, from the coding sequence GTGAGCGCCGTTCTTCCCGCTGATCTATCCGAAGCTGAACAGCGGACATTCGTTGCGTTGAGTGAGGTTCTTGGCTCCAAGCGTCGTGGTCGCTGGCAAATCACCTGGAAGTTCGAGGGGCTTCGTTTGCTCGGACCCTCAATCCGGCTATCTCAGGCACTCCAAGACAGCGGCATCAGTCTTTTGCTGGCCTGGCCCGATGCAGGTGCTGCAGCACTGGCCAAGCGTGATGGACCTGAACTTGCCGAGTGTTGTGTTGATCTCAATCAGCTGCAACGCGATCCTGCCTGGGCCGGACGTGGTGATCTTTTGCTGATTGTTGGTGCTCAACCCAGTGACTATGAAACGGTTGAGGCGATCTGTAGTCAGTGGTTTGAACCGGTTGTGCTGCTGAATAGCCGTCTCGAAGACGCTGCTGTAGGGATTGGCAGTGTGGCTCGTCAACGACGAAAGGGATTCATGTCTATCTGGCAATCGGCCTTTCATTTGGAACCCTTTCTTCAAGGCGCTCTGATGCAAGAACGTCAGCAGCAATGGGAACTGTTTCGAATGGACCCGGACGGTTATCGATGGGTCAAGCAATTTGATGCCCGTCCCGATCAAGAACAGATTGACGATGCTCTTGCCAGTGCGGGGGACGGTTTAAGGCAGACCCTTGGGGCAATGGATCGCTTCATTGATGATCTGCGTGGTTGA
- a CDS encoding N-acetylmuramoyl-L-alanine amidase codes for MVPDHLNRVWLKALGLLRNPGTGILLATTSTLVLVLSLVGFTAEKSTERIARKPSLLDLLDEVARDSDSKKVLPGQQPDAPKAESWSSPLAQQCSGIDQSMRSRLLAKRRKLPQLRQSIPADPTNFGDRFRSNPWGQAINPVPRVVVLHETVYSLSSAVNTFLTPHPRDEDQVSYHTLVGLDGSIVDVVDPLKRAYGAGYSAFLGEWAVTNAEFDGSVNNFALHLSLETPDDGHGSHGDHSGYTAAQYDALALVLDGWLERFEIDPAAITTHRHVDLGGARADPRSFSWSDLQKRLAALGSLCQS; via the coding sequence ATGGTTCCAGATCATCTGAATCGTGTGTGGCTAAAGGCCCTCGGCCTGCTGCGCAATCCAGGAACCGGAATTCTGTTGGCCACAACATCCACGCTGGTGCTGGTCCTGTCGCTTGTTGGCTTCACGGCGGAAAAGTCCACTGAACGCATTGCTCGCAAGCCTTCCTTACTGGATCTTCTCGATGAAGTCGCTCGCGACTCTGATTCGAAAAAGGTCCTGCCTGGACAGCAACCCGATGCTCCTAAAGCTGAGTCCTGGTCATCTCCTTTGGCCCAGCAATGTTCAGGCATTGATCAGTCGATGCGCAGCCGGCTCCTGGCCAAGCGCCGCAAACTCCCTCAGTTGCGCCAATCGATTCCTGCCGACCCAACCAACTTCGGAGACCGATTCCGCAGCAATCCCTGGGGCCAGGCCATCAACCCTGTTCCGAGGGTTGTCGTTCTGCATGAAACGGTCTATTCCCTCAGTTCAGCGGTGAACACATTCCTGACCCCCCATCCCCGTGATGAGGATCAAGTCAGTTACCACACATTGGTTGGACTCGATGGATCGATCGTGGATGTGGTGGATCCACTGAAGCGGGCTTACGGCGCTGGATACTCAGCATTCCTCGGTGAGTGGGCCGTCACCAATGCTGAGTTCGATGGCTCTGTCAATAATTTTGCCTTGCATCTCAGTCTTGAAACACCGGATGACGGGCATGGCAGTCACGGCGACCACAGCGGTTATACGGCAGCTCAGTACGACGCATTGGCCCTTGTTCTGGACGGTTGGCTAGAACGCTTTGAGATCGATCCGGCTGCGATCACAACCCACCGTCATGTTGACCTGGGTGGAGCCAGGGCTGATCCTCGCAGCTTTTCTTGGTCCGATCTTCAGAAGCGACTTGCTGCTCTAGGCAGTCTCTGCCAGTCGTAG
- the leuS gene encoding leucine--tRNA ligase, whose amino-acid sequence MTAPQSSSMPESSSRLSDRYDPSLLEEQWQHKWEQEALYQTQEPRPEQKAFYALSMFPYPSGSLHMGHVRNYVITDVIARAQRMRGDAVLHPMGWDAFGLPAENAAIERNVDPGVWTDRNIDQMRNQLGRLGLSIDWSREQATCHEDYYRWTQWLFLELHSAGLAYQKEATVNWDPIDQTVLANEQVDSEGRSWRSGALVEQKNLKQWFLKITQYADALLEDLDQLQGWPERVRTMQANWIGRSIGAEIDFKVDGQHDDTITVFTTRADTLFGVSYVVLAPEHPLVDALTTADQKESVEAFRDLVSDLSNDERTADDRPKRGVATGAEAVNPANGQKVPIWVADYVLAGYGTGAVMGVPAHDERDFRFARTYELPVQRVIQVVGADEHLNDGEAWTGPGTLVNSGAFDGQSNEQAKQAITEHGTTKGWARAKRQYRLRDWLISRQRYWGCPIPIIHCPDCGAQPVPADQLPVSLPKDVNLAGKGGSPLAALSDWVNVPCPICGKPARRETDTMDTFMCSSWYFLRFADPHNCDRPFGKDVVKRWLPVQQYVGGIEHAILHLLYSRFFTKALRDRGLISINEPFERLLTQGMVQGVTYLNPRTGRYVAPAQVADQGAPTDPDDGGELEVLFEKMSKSKHNGVDPALVIDRYGADTARMFILFKAPPEKDLEWDDADVEGQFRFLQRLWRLVESVSKVTAPDQLLSNDTSGNPTDLSESETEIRRAVHLAIQAVGEDLSGEYQFNTAISELMKLSNSLSGAVLEASRPVQEEAMRALIRLLAPFAPHLAEEFWFRLGGQGSVHLQPWPLHDPEALVQDTVDLVIQIKGKVRGTIQVPAECDKDTLEALALASHVAKRWLDGKPPRRVIVVPGKLVNLVPS is encoded by the coding sequence GTGACAGCCCCGCAGTCCTCGTCCATGCCCGAATCCAGCTCGAGGCTGTCCGATCGCTACGACCCCTCTCTTCTCGAAGAACAGTGGCAGCACAAGTGGGAGCAAGAAGCGCTTTATCAAACGCAGGAGCCCAGGCCTGAGCAAAAGGCCTTTTATGCGCTGTCGATGTTTCCATACCCCTCTGGCAGCCTCCATATGGGGCATGTCCGGAACTACGTGATAACCGATGTGATCGCTAGAGCACAAAGGATGCGCGGTGATGCTGTGCTGCATCCGATGGGCTGGGATGCCTTCGGTTTACCTGCTGAAAACGCTGCGATCGAACGCAATGTGGACCCCGGCGTCTGGACAGACCGAAATATCGATCAAATGCGAAATCAACTTGGTCGCCTGGGGCTATCGATCGACTGGTCTCGGGAACAGGCCACATGCCATGAGGACTATTACCGCTGGACCCAGTGGCTTTTTCTTGAGTTGCATTCAGCAGGTCTGGCCTACCAGAAAGAAGCAACTGTTAACTGGGACCCCATCGACCAGACGGTGCTAGCCAACGAGCAGGTTGATTCCGAGGGGCGTTCCTGGCGATCGGGTGCGCTGGTCGAGCAGAAAAACCTGAAGCAGTGGTTTCTGAAAATCACCCAGTACGCGGATGCTCTGCTCGAGGACCTTGATCAGCTGCAGGGATGGCCTGAAAGGGTCCGCACGATGCAGGCGAACTGGATCGGACGCTCCATTGGGGCAGAAATCGACTTTAAAGTCGATGGCCAACATGACGACACGATCACCGTATTCACCACAAGAGCCGACACCCTCTTTGGTGTCAGCTATGTGGTTTTGGCGCCCGAACATCCATTAGTGGATGCTCTCACCACTGCGGATCAGAAAGAATCTGTTGAAGCATTCCGTGATTTGGTCAGCGACCTTTCCAACGATGAGCGCACAGCGGATGATCGTCCCAAGCGTGGCGTCGCCACCGGTGCCGAAGCGGTGAATCCGGCCAACGGTCAGAAGGTTCCGATCTGGGTTGCTGACTACGTCTTGGCGGGATACGGAACTGGAGCAGTGATGGGAGTTCCCGCCCATGACGAACGCGATTTCCGTTTCGCACGCACCTACGAGCTGCCCGTGCAGCGCGTCATCCAGGTGGTTGGCGCTGATGAACACCTCAATGACGGTGAAGCATGGACAGGACCTGGCACCCTGGTCAACAGCGGAGCATTCGATGGCCAGAGCAATGAACAGGCCAAACAGGCCATCACCGAACACGGCACAACCAAAGGATGGGCGCGAGCCAAGCGGCAATACAGGCTTCGAGATTGGCTGATCTCACGACAGCGCTACTGGGGTTGCCCGATCCCGATCATTCATTGTCCGGATTGCGGCGCCCAACCGGTTCCTGCAGATCAGTTACCGGTGTCTCTGCCTAAGGATGTGAATCTTGCTGGCAAAGGTGGATCACCTCTTGCCGCACTCTCTGACTGGGTGAATGTCCCCTGTCCAATCTGCGGGAAACCGGCACGACGTGAAACAGACACGATGGACACGTTCATGTGTTCCTCCTGGTATTTCCTGCGCTTCGCTGATCCTCACAACTGCGATCGTCCATTTGGCAAGGATGTCGTCAAGCGTTGGCTACCCGTTCAGCAGTACGTGGGAGGCATTGAGCACGCCATTCTTCACTTGCTTTATTCGCGATTTTTCACCAAAGCATTAAGGGATCGAGGCTTGATCTCGATCAATGAGCCTTTTGAGCGGCTCTTGACTCAGGGAATGGTGCAAGGGGTGACTTACCTCAACCCACGAACGGGGAGATATGTTGCTCCCGCTCAGGTGGCCGATCAGGGTGCTCCGACTGACCCAGACGACGGCGGGGAGCTTGAGGTGCTGTTTGAAAAAATGTCCAAGTCGAAGCACAACGGAGTCGATCCGGCACTGGTGATTGACCGATATGGAGCGGATACGGCTCGGATGTTCATCCTCTTCAAAGCCCCGCCTGAGAAAGATCTTGAGTGGGATGACGCCGATGTGGAAGGACAGTTCCGCTTCCTTCAACGTCTCTGGCGGCTGGTCGAGAGCGTCAGCAAGGTGACAGCTCCGGATCAGCTGCTGAGCAACGACACATCAGGCAATCCCACAGATTTGTCCGAATCGGAAACAGAGATTCGACGTGCTGTTCATCTAGCTATTCAAGCTGTAGGTGAGGACCTCAGTGGTGAGTACCAGTTCAATACAGCGATATCGGAGTTGATGAAACTCTCGAACAGTCTTTCTGGAGCTGTGCTGGAGGCATCAAGACCGGTCCAGGAGGAGGCGATGCGGGCGCTGATCAGGCTGCTCGCACCGTTTGCTCCACACCTTGCAGAGGAATTCTGGTTCCGACTTGGTGGACAGGGAAGTGTTCATCTCCAGCCCTGGCCATTACATGACCCTGAAGCACTGGTGCAAGACACTGTTGATCTGGTGATTCAGATCAAGGGAAAGGTCCGTGGAACCATTCAGGTTCCAGCTGAATGCGACAAAGACACGCTTGAGGCTCTGGCGCTGGCCAGCCATGTGGCCAAGCGCTGGCTAGACGGCAAGCCCCCCAGGCGGGTGATTGTGGTGCCAGGGAAGCTGGTGAATTTGGTGCCTTCCTGA
- a CDS encoding helicase DnaB — protein sequence MVPRAITSLTVLAITASAASLAIWPPLHGTNPHREPERSTSSLSQDSDPDPTDFSAEELEHLQRRFGVHGPQTQLAQLFTRGVDQLQPLRANTLSRLNRLKPVIQKEANRHRINPMLITAILFDEIQHSKPGEDLPFVVHSGLVETHGPAQLGISELIHQGRLPADPSSQQIAAARDLLMEPDANVELLAAKLARLKGELGLERESILIASRSYIDAKAIATLAYLHNGKLDYPARVLRYMQDPALHGLIYSTFRPAPLPVI from the coding sequence ATGGTCCCGAGAGCGATCACAAGCCTCACGGTTTTGGCGATCACGGCTTCTGCCGCATCACTGGCGATTTGGCCACCACTGCATGGCACCAATCCCCATCGCGAGCCCGAGAGGTCAACCTCCTCTCTGTCTCAGGACAGTGACCCCGACCCAACCGATTTCAGTGCCGAGGAGCTTGAACATCTGCAACGCCGATTCGGCGTTCACGGACCTCAGACGCAACTGGCTCAATTGTTCACTCGCGGCGTCGATCAACTCCAGCCACTGCGGGCCAACACTCTGTCGAGATTGAACAGGCTGAAACCGGTGATCCAGAAAGAAGCCAATCGCCACAGGATCAACCCAATGTTGATCACGGCCATTTTGTTTGATGAAATTCAGCACTCCAAACCAGGAGAAGATCTGCCCTTCGTTGTCCACTCAGGTCTTGTGGAAACGCATGGTCCTGCGCAACTCGGCATCAGTGAACTAATTCACCAAGGGCGGCTTCCTGCCGATCCCTCCTCTCAGCAGATCGCTGCTGCCCGTGACTTACTGATGGAACCGGATGCCAACGTGGAGCTGCTAGCAGCGAAGCTCGCGAGACTGAAAGGGGAGCTCGGACTGGAGCGTGAATCAATCCTGATTGCCAGCCGTTCCTACATCGATGCCAAGGCCATCGCCACCCTGGCTTATTTGCATAACGGCAAACTTGATTATCCCGCCAGGGTGCTCCGCTACATGCAGGACCCTGCTTTGCATGGACTGATCTATTCCACATTCCGTCCTGCACCGCTTCCTGTGATCTGA
- a CDS encoding glucose-6-phosphate isomerase translates to MSFPDFSATDAQIQWQRFCDLLWHHEDLGMWLDISRMHLNNAQLEELTPRLEKAFEAMKALENGAIANADENRQVGHYWLRHPQLAPDPDVGQHIASEIDEIEQFGKAVINGTIKSPTGQPFTDVLWIGIGGSGLGPLLMIRALQDKDAGLPFHFFDNVDPNGMSRVLAELGEALRTTLVVTVSKSGGTPEPHLGMEQARHRLEAVGGNWSAQAVAITMAGSKLDKQAVDEQWLQRFDMFDWVGGRTSITSAVGLVPGALIGSDIRSFLAGASQMDEATRESDVRRNPAALMAAAWYTAGGGKGKRDMVVLPYRDRLEVFSRYLQQLVMESLGKRLDRNGDVAHQGIAVYGNKGSTDQHAYVQQLRDGVDNFFVTFIEVLRDVEDIPEINGERPGDFLDGFVQGTRSALTEGGRQSLSISMRQFDARRLGALIALFERAVGFYGELVNINAYHQPGVEAGKKAAAAILKLQRQVEEVLSDGVSRSVVEIQQAIGEGPVEAVFWIVRHLTGNNRGYQAQGDWNKPATLRFSKS, encoded by the coding sequence ATGAGTTTTCCGGATTTCAGTGCCACGGATGCCCAGATTCAATGGCAGAGATTCTGTGATCTTCTCTGGCACCACGAGGACCTCGGAATGTGGCTGGATATCAGTCGCATGCATCTCAACAACGCTCAGCTCGAAGAGCTCACGCCCAGGCTGGAGAAGGCTTTTGAGGCCATGAAAGCCCTTGAGAACGGTGCCATCGCCAATGCCGACGAAAATCGTCAGGTGGGTCACTACTGGCTGCGTCATCCTCAACTGGCTCCTGATCCGGACGTGGGTCAGCACATCGCTTCCGAAATTGATGAGATCGAGCAGTTCGGAAAGGCGGTGATCAACGGGACGATCAAGTCACCGACTGGTCAACCGTTCACGGATGTTCTCTGGATCGGCATCGGTGGCAGTGGACTTGGCCCCCTGCTGATGATCCGTGCTCTTCAGGACAAGGATGCAGGACTTCCTTTCCACTTCTTCGACAATGTCGATCCCAACGGCATGAGTCGGGTTCTGGCTGAGCTTGGTGAGGCTCTGCGCACCACCTTGGTGGTGACGGTGAGCAAATCCGGCGGGACCCCAGAGCCCCATCTGGGGATGGAGCAGGCACGCCATCGCCTTGAAGCCGTTGGAGGCAATTGGTCTGCTCAGGCTGTGGCGATCACCATGGCTGGCAGCAAGCTCGACAAACAGGCTGTTGATGAACAGTGGCTTCAGCGCTTCGACATGTTCGACTGGGTCGGAGGTCGTACAAGCATCACCAGTGCTGTTGGACTTGTCCCAGGAGCTCTGATCGGATCTGATATTCGCAGTTTCTTGGCAGGTGCTTCTCAGATGGATGAAGCCACTCGCGAGAGTGATGTGCGTCGTAACCCTGCTGCTCTGATGGCGGCAGCCTGGTATACGGCCGGGGGAGGCAAGGGCAAGCGCGACATGGTGGTGCTCCCTTATCGCGACCGTCTGGAGGTGTTCAGTCGTTACCTGCAGCAGCTTGTAATGGAGTCTCTCGGCAAGCGCCTCGATCGCAATGGGGATGTGGCCCATCAGGGCATCGCCGTTTACGGCAATAAGGGTTCAACAGATCAACACGCCTACGTTCAACAACTAAGAGATGGTGTTGACAATTTTTTTGTGACCTTCATCGAAGTGCTTCGGGATGTGGAGGACATTCCCGAGATCAACGGCGAGCGGCCTGGAGACTTCCTGGATGGCTTCGTTCAGGGAACCCGGTCGGCCCTGACCGAAGGAGGACGTCAGAGTCTGAGCATCAGCATGCGTCAGTTCGATGCCCGTCGACTCGGCGCTCTCATTGCACTCTTTGAGCGTGCCGTGGGCTTCTACGGAGAACTGGTCAACATCAATGCTTACCATCAGCCTGGAGTTGAGGCCGGTAAGAAGGCCGCAGCAGCGATCCTCAAGCTCCAAAGACAGGTGGAGGAGGTGCTCAGCGATGGGGTGTCCCGCTCAGTCGTGGAGATCCAGCAAGCCATTGGAGAGGGACCGGTTGAAGCCGTTTTCTGGATTGTGCGTCATCTCACGGGTAACAACCGTGGCTATCAGGCACAGGGTGACTGGAACAAACCGGCAACTCTGCGTTTCAGTAAATCCTGA
- a CDS encoding M61 family metallopeptidase produces the protein MADVHVALDLRVPASQLLWVELRWSPTQPRQTWTLPVWTPGSYTVRDPSQHLHSLSVEQAGQTLVARRRSPETWELECRVSEPITLRYALEARQLTVRTNHVDPLFASLCLSAVVMLVEGQRWNQHLLQVLLPTAWSVVCPLPQNNGFFLAEDFDHLVDAPVHAGELHVETLRVREVSHELVLIGTPPAGWSSTLPAEIESICAAVCALMDSDPPSQQPYQLVLQLLDQGYGGLEHDNSSVMQFPWTRLLEEGGTRSLLQLIGHEYLHQWNVRRLRPSEYVPYRYDKPVISEGLWFAEGITSYFDLALPLLSGFSSRLDLLEDLAADLSHVLLNPGTRIQSLADSSREAWVRLYKQSPANARSQISYYKLGTALAFCLDVRLRQAGGSLARSLRLLWSQLGIHGRGYTRQELMDVIGSTSPELASQLHTWLDDCDSIPVESCLKALGLQLEPVMATHPDAGWILREKEGSVWIDRTVSSGAAESAGLVPGDELLAIRNWRCRNLQRSQQLLHGADECQVFYSRRGQIDSTELSLKKAGVERHRLAWDPGATREARLLRDQWFQII, from the coding sequence ATGGCCGACGTTCACGTTGCGCTCGATCTCCGCGTTCCTGCTTCACAGCTTCTCTGGGTCGAGCTCCGCTGGAGTCCCACCCAACCGCGGCAGACCTGGACTCTGCCTGTGTGGACCCCTGGTTCTTACACCGTCAGGGATCCCTCCCAGCATCTTCACAGCCTCTCCGTTGAGCAGGCCGGTCAGACCCTGGTTGCCCGTCGCCGATCACCGGAGACATGGGAGCTGGAGTGCCGTGTTTCAGAACCGATCACGTTGCGTTACGCACTGGAAGCGAGGCAGCTGACCGTCCGCACTAATCACGTCGATCCGCTGTTCGCATCACTCTGCCTTTCCGCAGTGGTGATGTTGGTGGAGGGGCAGCGCTGGAATCAACACCTGTTGCAGGTGTTGCTCCCCACCGCCTGGTCAGTGGTTTGTCCGTTGCCACAGAACAACGGTTTCTTTCTGGCCGAAGACTTCGACCATCTTGTCGACGCACCTGTCCATGCCGGCGAGCTTCATGTCGAAACGCTGAGAGTGAGGGAGGTCTCTCATGAACTGGTGTTGATTGGCACTCCGCCTGCTGGCTGGTCGAGCACGCTGCCAGCGGAGATCGAATCTATCTGTGCGGCGGTCTGCGCTCTGATGGACTCTGACCCGCCTTCTCAACAGCCTTATCAGCTAGTCCTGCAATTGTTGGATCAGGGTTACGGAGGCTTGGAGCACGACAACTCCTCAGTAATGCAGTTCCCTTGGACACGCTTACTGGAGGAAGGAGGAACCAGGAGTTTGTTGCAGCTGATCGGCCATGAATATCTGCATCAGTGGAACGTTCGACGACTTCGACCGAGCGAATACGTTCCCTACCGCTACGACAAGCCCGTGATTAGTGAGGGCCTTTGGTTCGCTGAAGGCATCACCAGTTATTTCGACCTTGCTCTGCCCCTGCTTTCAGGATTTTCCAGCCGTCTGGATCTGCTCGAGGATCTGGCCGCAGATCTCTCGCACGTGCTTCTCAATCCAGGGACCCGCATCCAGTCTCTCGCCGACAGCTCTCGGGAGGCCTGGGTTCGCCTCTACAAACAATCCCCTGCCAATGCCCGCAGTCAGATCAGTTACTACAAGCTGGGAACCGCATTGGCCTTCTGTCTTGATGTACGCCTGCGTCAGGCGGGTGGATCCCTGGCTCGAAGCCTGCGTCTGCTGTGGTCACAACTCGGTATCCATGGCAGGGGGTACACGCGCCAGGAACTGATGGATGTCATCGGTTCCACCTCGCCTGAACTGGCTTCCCAGCTCCACACCTGGCTGGATGACTGCGACTCGATACCGGTCGAGTCCTGTCTGAAAGCACTGGGCCTCCAGCTCGAGCCGGTGATGGCAACTCATCCCGATGCGGGATGGATACTGCGTGAAAAAGAGGGAAGTGTCTGGATTGATCGCACGGTGTCGTCTGGGGCAGCTGAATCTGCTGGCCTGGTCCCCGGTGATGAATTGCTGGCCATCAGGAACTGGCGTTGCCGAAACCTGCAACGAAGCCAGCAGCTGCTGCATGGTGCTGATGAATGTCAGGTGTTCTACAGCCGACGTGGCCAGATCGATAGCACGGAGCTATCCCTGAAGAAGGCCGGGGTGGAACGCCACCGATTGGCCTGGGACCCTGGTGCGACCAGGGAGGCTCGTTTGCTCCGCGATCAATGGTTCCAGATCATCTGA